A window from Prinia subflava isolate CZ2003 ecotype Zambia chromosome Z, Cam_Psub_1.2, whole genome shotgun sequence encodes these proteins:
- the GPRIN3 gene encoding G protein-regulated inducer of neurite outgrowth 3 gives MGTVPDPLRSAKLSLVSSSAEEEHLGDLQPAKHQSPAPRVERASNGFPCTPSSSAGVCLLDLNCTGATSTQRCEQCHTDDDSQQQAFSSRLASTAAEGHPADVKPAGCSQPEGIQAPAAPALAAAGALLVGQGPEMMPAPQSSRQFVQGSQAKTSSLTQIDDSALKPQGTDDQPVLEVLNYSSPGDPVGVNQFCHTSQANPLQRGEKDRVAEKNGSAVCQSALPARQTEADLGRDPQTSLEAKSGTADMAQLHPPGKTGAVQSSEAPAQSGHGSPHPVHNLDPTPGSPNPTQLSKFRETGTMTAQPESSPFTQEAVSRTWRDAEVQAVATVESKSASTSPSIFAAFLKGNPPPEEKEELHIIYQGGMGLTQAALTDSLSSQQKFPCSPGITSKSTVVAVTASAQTQPVKLPGVPSDMASPVSADNVKPVLPCSSAAVTSQETSVGNAKMTSAAHDVKDTAQLPKDAPVPPKPIPAEQLGADSSNQTPSQSGTGAGEPSTTSTNAVPGTQNNVRDLVPHAGSSRSPLLSGKDSEVKQKEVLGSSDQKPVQSKGVSQGKASANQSVVKPKEENSVLLDPKGGLSVSSPLCAKACSQDAGEKESRGHGGQSQVAGDQNLQAGLTPELSVSSASLAPPMAALAAPQQEGLRAREARHDLHTAVISASSQAVPNLGENKKHSTAAMEAKVQVKQSKHVRDVVWDEQGMTWEVYGASLDPESLGIAIQNHLQRQIREHEKLIRAQNSQTRKSISSDTSSNKKLKGRQHNMFQSMLQNFRRPNCCVRPAPSSVLD, from the coding sequence ATGGGGACTGTACCAGATCCTCTGAGATCTGCCAAGCTTTCCCTGGTGTCAAGttctgcagaggaggagcacCTGGGAGACCTGCAGCCTGCTAAGCACCAGAGCCCAGCCCCCCGTGTCGAGAGGGCCAGCAATGGCTTCCCGTGCACGCCGTCCAGCTCAGCTGGGGTTTGCTTGTTGGACCTGAACTGCACAGGTGCCACCAGCACACAGAGGTGCGAGCAGTGCCACACAGATGATGACAGCCAGCAGCAAGCCTTTTCTTCCAGGctggccagcacagctgcagaggggcatCCTGCAGATGTAAAGCCTGCTGGTTGTTCCCAGCCAGAGGGCATCCAGGCACCAGCAGCGCCAGCccttgctgcagcaggagccctcTTGGTGGGGCAAGGGCCAGAGATGATGCCGGCCCCCCAGAGCTCCCGGCAGTTTGTGCAAGGCAGCCAGGCCAAAACGAGCTCCCTGACACAGATAGATGACTCTGCCTTGAAACCTCAGGGAACTGATGATCAGCCAGTGCTTGAAGTGTTAAATTATTCTTCCCCGGGTGATCCTGTTGGGGTTAATCAATTCTGTCATACTTCTCAGGCAAACCCTctgcaaagaggagaaaaagacagGGTGGCAGAAAAGAATGGTTCTGCTGTGTGTCAGTCAGCCTTGCCAGCAAGGCAAACCGAAGCCGACCTGGGGAGAGATCCGCAGACCAGTCTGGAGGCAAAAAGCGGGACTGCAGACATGGCACAGTTGCATCCCCCAGGTAAAActggagcagtgcagagcagcgAGGCACCAGCCCAGTCTGGCCATGGGAGTCCACATCCTGTACACAACCTGGACCCCACACCTGGGAGTCCAAACCCCACCCAGCTCTCCAAATTCAGAGAAACAGGTACAATGACGGCTCAACCAGAGAGCAGCCCTTTTACTCAGGAAGCTGTAAGCAGGACATGGCGGGATGCTGAGGTTCAGGCCGTGGCTACTGTGGAGAGCAAATCAGCTTCCACTAGCCCCAGCATCTTTGCTGCCTTCTTAAAAGGGAATCCTCctccagaggagaaggaagaactGCACATAATTTACCAAGGAGGTATGGGGCTGACCCAGGCTGCACTTACTGATAGTTTATCCTCACAACAAAAGTTTCCATGTTCTCCTGGTATCACATCAAAATCGACTGTTGTGGCTGTAACTGCTTCAGCCCAAACCCAGCCTGTCAAACTGCCCGGGGTCCCATCTGACATGGCATCTCCAGTATCAGCAGATAATGTGAAACCTGttcttccctgctcctctgcagctgttACATCCCAAGAAACATCTGTGGGTAACGCCAAAATGACCAGTGCAGCTCATGATGTCAAGGACACTGCTCAGCTGCCAAAGGATGCTCCAGTCCCACCAAAGCCCATCCCAGCTGAGCAACTTGGAGCTGACTCCAGTAATCAAACTCCATCACAGTCTGGGACTGGTGCTGGTGAGCCAAGCACCACTTCCACTAATGCTGTCCCAGGAACCCAGAACAACGTGCGAGATCTCGTCCCTCATGCAGGAAGCAGCCGGTCACCTTTACTCTCTGGCAAGGACAGTGAAGTCAAGCAGAAGGAGGTCCTGGGCAGCTCTGACCAAAAGCCTGTACAAAGCAAGGGTGTGAGTCAAGGGAAGGCTAGTGCTAATCAATCTGTGGTAAaaccaaaggaagaaaactcGGTGTTGCTTGATCCTAAAGGAGGGCTGAGTGTTAGCAGCCCTCTCTGTGCAAAGGCATGCTCACAGGATGCGGGTGAGAAGGAGAGCAGAGGCCATGGAGGCCAGTCTCAGGTGGCTGGTGACCAGAACCTGCAGGCAGGACTGACGCCTGAGTTGAGTGTGAGTTCTGCAAGTCTTGCCCCTCCCATGGCAGCATTGGCAGCTCCCCAGCAAGAGGGCCTCCGGGCCAGGGAGGCCAGACACGACCTCCACACTGCAGTGATTTCTGCTTCCTCTCAGGCTGTGCCAAACCTGGGGGAGAACAAAAAGCACTCCACCGCAGCCATGGAGGCGAAAGTACAGGTGAAGCAGTCCAAACACGTCAGGGATGTTGTTTGGGATGAGCAAGGAATGACGTGGGAGGTTTATGGTGCTTCCCTTGATCCAGAGTCCCTGGGAATTGCCATCCAGAACCACTTACAGAGACAAATACGGGAACATGAGAAACTGATCCGGGCTCAGAACAGTCAGACCCGGAAATCCATTTCCTCAGATACATCCTCaaataaaaaactgaaagggaGGCAGCACAACATGTTCCAGTCCATGCTGCAGAATTTTCGGCGTCCTAATTGCTGCGTTCGACCTGCTCCCTCTTCTGTGTTAGACTGA